A genomic region of Pelotomaculum isophthalicicum JI contains the following coding sequences:
- the pseC gene encoding UDP-4-amino-4,6-dideoxy-N-acetyl-beta-L-altrosamine transaminase, whose product MANFIPYAKQQVDEDDIAAVTAVLRSDWLTTGPQVASFEQALADTTRAKYAVVFSSGTAALHAAYFAAGVKHGDEVITTPLTFAATANAALYLGARPVFIDIAPGSFNINQALIEEAITSRTKVIAPVDMTGLPAPVEEIMEIARGYGIIVVEDAAHALGANFNGKPVGSRADMTVFSFHPVKHITCGEGGAVTTNNRRYYDKLLAFRSHGMVREPSLLMENHGPWYYEMQQLGYNYRITDIQCALGLSQLKKLTRFLARRREIAARYNEAFENCPHLLTPPVVPGVEPAWHLYVLRLAGDNPPRGELIDRLYKNSIGTQVHYLPVYRHPYYRDLGYPAGLCPNVEDYYRRAISIPLYPAMGNTDVKRVIKVVMEEVNSLYERLLSSDVENIHHSS is encoded by the coding sequence ATGGCCAACTTTATACCTTACGCTAAACAACAGGTTGACGAAGATGATATAGCCGCTGTAACAGCAGTTTTGCGATCTGACTGGCTAACCACAGGCCCGCAGGTTGCCAGCTTCGAGCAGGCGCTTGCCGACACAACACGCGCAAAGTATGCTGTAGTGTTTTCCTCCGGGACAGCGGCGCTTCATGCCGCTTATTTTGCCGCCGGTGTTAAGCACGGTGATGAAGTAATTACTACACCTCTAACTTTTGCCGCCACGGCCAACGCCGCCCTCTATTTAGGCGCGCGACCGGTTTTTATCGATATAGCGCCCGGTTCTTTTAACATCAATCAAGCTTTGATAGAAGAAGCCATTACAAGTCGAACAAAGGTAATCGCACCGGTGGATATGACCGGCTTGCCGGCACCGGTTGAGGAGATTATGGAGATCGCCCGCGGCTATGGCATAATCGTAGTGGAAGATGCTGCTCACGCATTGGGAGCCAACTTCAATGGTAAGCCAGTTGGATCCCGGGCAGACATGACTGTCTTCTCCTTCCATCCGGTAAAGCACATTACTTGCGGCGAAGGCGGAGCAGTAACTACCAACAACCGGAGATACTACGATAAGCTTCTGGCATTCCGCTCGCATGGCATGGTTCGTGAGCCCTCCCTCCTAATGGAAAACCACGGCCCATGGTATTATGAGATGCAGCAATTAGGTTATAATTACCGGATCACGGACATCCAGTGCGCGTTAGGGTTAAGCCAGCTAAAAAAGCTGACACGCTTCCTCGCACGTCGGCGCGAGATCGCAGCTCGTTACAATGAAGCCTTTGAAAACTGCCCGCATCTGCTCACCCCACCGGTAGTACCCGGTGTAGAACCGGCCTGGCACTTATACGTACTTCGCTTGGCCGGTGACAACCCACCGCGCGGGGAGTTAATCGATAGGCTTTATAAGAATAGTATCGGCACCCAGGTACATTACCTCCCGGTCTACCGCCATCCGTACTACCGCGACTTAGGTTATCCAGCAGGTCTTTGCCCGAACGTAGAAGACTACTACCGACGAGCTATCAGTATCCCACTATACCCGGCAATGGGCAATACTGACGT